The region ATTTCGCTGAAACACATATAAGTGGCGGCAGCGAggcatgaaagaaaaaagacgtTATATAAGCcaatgaaagttttttttgttgtcctTTAGGAAAATCTTCCTGGATGAACAGTTGTAGTAAGTTTTGCCAACGATTACGCGGCGCGTCGTCTTGTCTAAATTGAGggagaaaaaatggaaattaaacaagaataaaacaaagtcGGTTATGAACACAgtcggaaaacaaaataactgataaggaaaataaaaatgtctcaTTAGAAACGGTCAAAGAACTATAATGGTGGCAGCTATATTGATCGACGACTCATCAAtggctaattaacaattagacccgtagcccgaaagggctacggggcaGTAGCCCaggaggcgaagccgaatgggctattgatccgtggcccttgagggcgaagggtctaattctTTTaatatcacccaactagtcggacagaaaaaagcaataaaaattaagcaaaaaaatatttatttgggaataaaacgaagtaaataggtttacaaaaccagcgaacttcgctactcgatgactattactaatagacctatagtagcgtagccaatccaaatgcaggatttgcattagtccactagttgagTGATACTAATAGacattagtataaatttactcgtagtctatcgtgaatccgtgaatctgattggctatattactcgtagactatctgctgatagtcaacagttgtgaatagccaatgaaaatcgttctcctatttattttgaccaatcacgaagctttaaattttaaattgtacatcacgaattttaaattgtacatcacgaagcttcagtgcacatcactcgcagtgtttgaaaccttgaatttgaattgccgatgtaaacacaataaaaaacttttctccatttagacgttactttacatttttatgcaatgagaccattgtaaatttatactaaaacaattagactactcgccctcgttttctacgagcgatagtcaactcggctgcgcctcgttgactatctgctcgtagaaaactcgggctcgtagtctaattgttaaatattcgtATTCCCCGACGGCCCTGGGACGAGTAGGTCGTAGAGCATGAATGTGAGGCTAATGCTGGGAAAAGTTAAAGGGATACAACGGGTTTGTGTGTCGATTTCCCGTGAGAATGCCCAAACATCATTGTTGTGCGTACAAGTGTTCCAACAGcgaagcaaagaaaaagcaaccGGAAAAATATCCCGAATTTTCAGATGTTACTTTCCACTGTTTTCCACCGAAAAAACACAATACGCTCCTGGAATGAATGAGCGGGAGAGACGTCGAAGGTGGATTGCAGCATGTCGACTGGAAAGCTTAAGCGTCACAAGGCATACTCGGATATGCTCTAAGCACTTTGAAGGAGGCTTAGGGCCCACTAAGGCAAGCCCTATTCCTACTATATTTGATTTTCCTAAACACCTACAGccgaaaaaagtaaaacaacgCCAGGATCCGGAGGAGAGACGATTAAAAGGTGTGATGAATGCTTCTATGAGAAGCGCAACTCAAAAGCAAAGCAGACCTCGACCTAGCCAATCGAAGGCAAGCGCTAGTTTGAATCTCCGGGAACCGACTTTGTACCAAGAAAATCAATTGAAACACATTGAAAGTAGAATGGGTGAGCAAATCAGTGATCAGGAGATGTTGTTTGCATCATCCGAGTTAGGTCACAATGAAAGTGTTGTGGATAATGAAATCGATGATCGCGATTTGTTGCTTGTAAAATTTCAACCAGAACTCAGCGTGAATCCTACGAAGTTTAAGGACGATTTATTATATCACGATGAAGCTGTCCAAACGGATTTAACGGCTGATCAAGTCAGCAAAATGGAGCAGGCCCACTTTAAATTACATGAGCAgcgaaatgaattaaaaaggGAACTATT is a window of Acropora palmata chromosome 11, jaAcrPala1.3, whole genome shotgun sequence DNA encoding:
- the LOC141896443 gene encoding uncharacterized protein LOC141896443, whose protein sequence is MNVRLMLGKVKGIQRVCVSISRENAQTSLLCVQVFQQRSKEKATGKISRIFRCYFPLFSTEKTQYAPGMNERERRRRWIAACRLESLSVTRHTRICSKHFEGGLGPTKASPIPTIFDFPKHLQPKKVKQRQDPEERRLKGVMNASMRSATQKQSRPRPSQSKASASLNLREPTLYQENQLKHIESRMGEQISDQEMLFASSELGHNESVVDNEIDDRDLLLVKFQPELSVNPTKFKDDLLYHDEAVQTDLTADQVSKMEQAHFKLHEQRNELKRELFMVDVQRDNNSVMFYTGLPSLSCLLMLFNFLKPIANGMKYWDGKNKTRTEKYQHVFKKVLVRWPSKQLIKKYLPKCFSKYPRTRVIIDCTEIKIEKPSAPSSQKVTWSDYKSHNTFKLLVGITPSGAFSFISDLYSGEISDRAITIKSGLLEQLEPMDDVMADRGFNLRNLITKKKATLNRPPFAKGKQCSIRGGPIL